The following are from one region of the uncultured Campylobacter sp. genome:
- a CDS encoding manganese efflux pump MntP family protein, whose protein sequence is MELLLLSIALAMDAAALSIANGAKYRNLALSKILFIAFVFGFFQAAMPLAGYFLGAAFARFIAQIDHFIAFAILGFLGVKMIREACRNEPAQAVSLDTRTLLCGGFATSIDALAVGVTLSFTAANIWFSAAVIGIVCFALSVAAFYVGKFAGEFLEQKALILGGAILIALGFKILITHLLDHGFLS, encoded by the coding sequence ATGGAGCTTTTACTTCTATCTATCGCGCTTGCTATGGACGCGGCGGCGCTTAGCATCGCAAACGGCGCAAAATACCGCAATCTCGCGCTATCAAAGATTTTATTTATCGCGTTTGTTTTTGGATTTTTTCAGGCGGCGATGCCGCTTGCAGGCTACTTTTTGGGCGCGGCGTTTGCGAGATTTATCGCGCAGATCGATCATTTTATCGCGTTTGCGATTTTGGGCTTTTTGGGCGTAAAAATGATCCGCGAAGCCTGTAGAAACGAGCCCGCGCAGGCCGTGAGCCTTGATACGAGGACGCTGCTTTGCGGCGGATTTGCCACTAGTATCGACGCGCTAGCCGTCGGCGTGACGCTGAGCTTTACGGCTGCAAACATCTGGTTTAGCGCCGCCGTGATCGGCATAGTGTGCTTCGCGCTTAGCGTTGCGGCGTTTTACGTCGGTAAATTTGCGGGAGAGTTTTTGGAGCAAAAGGCGCTGATTTTAGGCGGCGCGATCCTCATCGCACTTGGATTTAAAATTTTAATCACGCACCTTTTAGATCACGGGTTTTTGAGCTAA
- a CDS encoding exodeoxyribonuclease III, whose protein sequence is MKLISWNVNGLRAVAAKDGFAWLEQQKPDFLGLQEIKVRESDVPAEIYKLGFNEISVNSATRAGYSGVMSLAKFSSATQKAAFFNDDEGRVLEHRFGNVALFNIYFPNGQKDETRLAYKMDFYAKFLAYIQELVKQGKDVIFCGDVNTAHREIDLKNPKANAKTSGFLPIERAWLDEVVSRGFIDTFRHVRGDVADAYSWWSYRFNARAKNVGWRIDYFFISSSLKDRLKDAFILSDVMGSDHCPVGIEIDLDGLC, encoded by the coding sequence TTGAAACTAATCAGCTGGAACGTAAACGGACTGCGCGCCGTCGCCGCTAAAGACGGCTTTGCTTGGCTAGAGCAGCAAAAGCCCGATTTTTTGGGCCTTCAGGAGATCAAGGTACGCGAAAGCGACGTGCCCGCCGAGATTTATAAGCTCGGATTTAACGAAATCAGCGTAAATTCGGCGACCAGAGCCGGGTATTCCGGCGTGATGAGTCTGGCTAAATTTAGCTCCGCCACGCAAAAAGCGGCGTTTTTTAACGACGACGAAGGGCGGGTTTTGGAGCATCGATTCGGCAACGTCGCGCTTTTTAACATCTACTTTCCAAACGGCCAAAAAGACGAGACTCGCCTAGCTTACAAGATGGATTTTTACGCTAAATTTTTAGCTTATATACAGGAGCTCGTAAAACAGGGAAAAGACGTGATATTTTGCGGCGACGTAAACACCGCGCACCGCGAAATCGACCTCAAAAACCCCAAAGCAAACGCCAAAACCTCAGGCTTTTTGCCCATCGAGCGCGCGTGGCTGGACGAGGTCGTCTCGCGCGGATTTATCGACACCTTTCGGCACGTGCGCGGCGACGTCGCGGATGCGTATTCGTGGTGGAGCTACCGCTTTAACGCCCGCGCCAAAAACGTCGGCTGGAGGATCGATTATTTTTTCATTTCATCAAGCCTCAAAGACCGCCTAAAAGACGCGTTTATCCTAAGCGACGTCATGGGCTCTGATCACTGCCCCGTGGGCATAGAGATCGATTTGGACGGACTTTGCTAA
- a CDS encoding ABC transporter ATP-binding protein has protein sequence MSDISVRNLSFGYDENLVFEGINLEYDCKDFLAVIGPNGGGKSTLLKLMLGLNKPSGGTIEVFGQEPASVSKAVGYVPQNIPINQSFPMRVLEVVLMGRIDKKLFGFYGKDDKIEAEAALERVGMGEFTRRKIGELSGGQRQRVYIARALCAKAKILMLDEPTASIDTKGQADVYKLLKQINVEGTGVVLISHDVNLTLNFATKVAYVNHDLFMHEISHGSKQDFIEHLARDHRHFCDVEVALKECGCGHR, from the coding sequence ATGAGCGATATTTCGGTGCGAAATTTGAGCTTTGGTTACGATGAAAACCTCGTGTTTGAGGGCATAAATTTAGAATACGACTGCAAGGATTTTCTAGCCGTCATAGGCCCAAACGGCGGCGGTAAAAGCACGCTTTTAAAGCTGATGTTAGGCCTAAACAAGCCAAGCGGCGGCACGATCGAGGTGTTTGGCCAGGAGCCTGCTAGCGTGAGCAAGGCCGTGGGCTACGTCCCGCAAAATATCCCGATAAATCAAAGCTTCCCGATGCGCGTGCTCGAGGTCGTTTTGATGGGGCGGATAGATAAAAAGCTGTTTGGATTTTACGGCAAGGACGACAAGATAGAGGCCGAGGCGGCGCTGGAGCGCGTCGGGATGGGCGAATTTACGCGGCGCAAGATCGGCGAGCTAAGCGGCGGACAGCGCCAACGCGTCTATATCGCGCGAGCGCTTTGCGCAAAGGCTAAAATTTTGATGCTAGACGAACCCACCGCCAGTATCGATACGAAAGGCCAGGCAGACGTTTATAAGCTGCTAAAGCAGATAAACGTCGAGGGTACGGGCGTCGTGCTCATCAGCCACGACGTAAATTTGACGCTAAATTTCGCCACCAAGGTCGCCTACGTCAATCACGATCTTTTCATGCACGAGATCTCGCACGGCTCAAAGCAGGATTTTATCGAGCATTTAGCCAGAGATCATAGGCATTTTTGCGATGTGGAGGTGGCGTTGAAAGAGTGCGGCTGCGGACATCGTTAG
- a CDS encoding YbaK/prolyl-tRNA synthetase associated domain-containing protein, whose translation MSEQIFEKLKELLSAQNANFRAVSHESVKTSAQVAVARGTQLGQGAKALVCAIKGGGAKRYVLAVLPADYKADLQLIASALGGSRASLASPDEVARLTDCVPGSVPPFSFCEELELIADPSLFTRYDELAFNAGLLDRSIILNAKDYERIAQPRSVKFAVEQ comes from the coding sequence ATGTCCGAGCAAATTTTCGAGAAACTAAAAGAGCTGTTAAGCGCGCAAAACGCAAACTTTCGCGCGGTATCTCACGAAAGCGTCAAAACCTCGGCCCAGGTTGCCGTAGCGCGCGGCACGCAGCTAGGACAGGGGGCTAAGGCGCTCGTTTGCGCCATAAAAGGCGGCGGCGCCAAACGATATGTTTTGGCGGTGCTGCCTGCTGATTACAAGGCTGATTTGCAGCTCATCGCGAGCGCACTTGGCGGATCAAGAGCTAGCCTAGCAAGCCCCGACGAGGTCGCGAGGCTAACGGACTGCGTACCCGGCAGCGTTCCGCCCTTTAGCTTTTGCGAGGAGTTAGAGCTGATCGCCGATCCTAGCTTATTTACGCGCTACGACGAGCTTGCCTTCAACGCAGGCTTGCTAGATCGCTCTATCATTTTAAACGCGAAGGACTACGAACGCATCGCTCAGCCAAGGTCGGTTAAATTTGCGGTTGAGCAGTAA
- a CDS encoding DUF4197 domain-containing protein: MKKSLILCAFLLAASAHAAGWQDALNKETLNQGAQILGAANSGDYKSAVSRALNAAVKELSNGGFLKNATAKIPLPKSLETAANLAKKVGGEKWANELVTSINNAASAAVPGAADVFSGVIKNMSDADVKKVLEGGKDSFTKFLQQNSSQKLQAVFKPIITKMMSDNTFATAYNGLNSFVAGSALAKSDTAKQLKGIATSMGAGEYVPQENEDLNDYITRKTLDGLFNVMSEKESSLRGGAVEQGTKILQGIFK; encoded by the coding sequence ATGAAAAAAAGTTTGATTTTATGCGCGTTTTTACTCGCAGCTTCGGCGCACGCGGCAGGCTGGCAGGACGCGCTAAATAAAGAGACGCTAAATCAAGGCGCGCAGATACTGGGCGCGGCAAACTCGGGCGACTACAAAAGCGCGGTCAGCAGGGCTCTAAACGCGGCCGTTAAGGAGCTATCAAACGGGGGATTTTTAAAAAACGCAACGGCTAAAATCCCGTTGCCAAAGAGCCTGGAAACTGCGGCAAATTTGGCTAAAAAAGTAGGCGGCGAAAAGTGGGCTAACGAGCTAGTAACCTCGATAAATAACGCTGCAAGCGCGGCCGTGCCGGGAGCTGCGGACGTATTTTCGGGCGTGATAAAAAACATGAGCGACGCGGACGTGAAAAAGGTGCTAGAAGGCGGCAAGGATAGCTTTACGAAGTTTTTGCAACAAAACTCGAGCCAGAAGCTGCAAGCCGTATTTAAGCCAATCATTACCAAAATGATGAGCGACAATACCTTCGCAACCGCCTATAACGGGCTAAATTCGTTCGTCGCAGGTAGCGCGCTGGCAAAATCAGATACCGCAAAGCAGCTAAAAGGCATCGCTACTAGCATGGGTGCGGGCGAATACGTTCCGCAGGAAAACGAGGATCTAAACGACTACATTACGCGCAAGACGCTAGACGGGCTATTTAACGTGATGAGCGAGAAGGAAAGCTCGCTACGAGGCGGCGCCGTGGAGCAGGGCACGAAAATCCTGCAGGGAATTTTTAAATAA
- a CDS encoding DMT family transporter, translating into MKKSTELKADFALFAIAVVWGVTFLPMAQTLKTNGVFTLLFWRFLISAVLMALISLKFTRKIDPNSLRFGAFLGALLFAAFTLQTFALKYAPSSTVAFITGLNAVFTPFIALAFFGQKVVVYAFIGAFLSAAGLYFLTGSELGFGVGEGLSVVCALGFALHIIFTGVLVRRCELYWMVSAQFAAVAALCFAAAQIFEPRGVVPVLDEAFFVAVAVTSVFATVLAFFVQTAAQRYTTPVKTSLIFTFEPVSAGIVGYFVGGEILSGVQIAGAGLILFGIVVSEVGSYYKNKRSRENLS; encoded by the coding sequence ATGAAAAAATCAACCGAGCTTAAGGCCGACTTCGCGCTGTTTGCTATCGCGGTGGTCTGGGGCGTGACGTTTTTGCCGATGGCCCAGACGCTAAAGACAAACGGCGTTTTTACGCTTTTGTTTTGGCGGTTTTTGATCTCGGCCGTTTTGATGGCGCTCATAAGCCTCAAATTTACGCGCAAGATCGATCCCAATTCGCTAAGATTCGGCGCATTTTTAGGCGCGCTTTTGTTTGCGGCCTTTACGCTTCAGACCTTTGCTCTAAAATACGCCCCAAGCTCCACCGTCGCCTTTATCACGGGACTAAACGCGGTTTTTACGCCCTTTATCGCTCTTGCGTTTTTCGGACAAAAGGTCGTAGTTTACGCCTTTATCGGCGCGTTTTTGTCGGCGGCGGGGCTTTATTTTCTAACGGGCAGCGAGCTTGGTTTTGGCGTCGGCGAGGGGCTTAGCGTCGTTTGCGCGCTGGGCTTTGCGCTGCATATCATTTTCACGGGCGTTTTGGTGCGCAGGTGCGAGCTGTACTGGATGGTGAGCGCGCAGTTTGCGGCCGTGGCGGCGCTTTGTTTCGCCGCCGCGCAGATTTTCGAGCCTCGCGGCGTCGTGCCCGTTTTAGACGAGGCGTTTTTCGTCGCAGTCGCGGTTACGTCGGTGTTTGCGACGGTTTTGGCATTTTTCGTGCAAACCGCGGCGCAGCGCTACACCACGCCCGTTAAAACCTCGCTTATATTTACCTTTGAGCCCGTGAGCGCTGGAATCGTGGGGTATTTCGTCGGCGGCGAGATACTAAGCGGCGTGCAGATAGCAGGAGCCGGGCTCATACTCTTTGGCATCGTCGTTAGCGAGGTCGGCAGCTACTATAAAAACAAAAGATCGCGGGAAAATTTGAGCTAG
- a CDS encoding DMT family transporter, whose amino-acid sequence MKNSLEFRADVGMIFVAIVFGLGYLPTSLALATNGVFGVLFWRFLLAAIIAGAIFYKKLKNVSASDIKPGVILGLFLFAGFVSQTFAFKYADTSSVAFIIGLNVALVPFIAAGLFRHKIYSYAFVGVAFAVAGLYMIGDTKVGFGLGEILALVCACAYSFHIVLTNRLVQKCDLVNMVYFEILTLIALCFAAILVFEDAKIAPVADKAFIIAMLVVGVLGTAFAFFAQALMQKFTTPVKTAIFFTLEPVTAGAMGYFIGAEDISAYRLCGAALILVGVLISEIGSYLRAKKENLA is encoded by the coding sequence GTGAAAAATAGTTTGGAATTTCGCGCCGACGTAGGCATGATATTTGTTGCGATAGTCTTTGGCCTGGGCTATCTGCCTACCTCGCTCGCGCTTGCTACTAACGGGGTTTTCGGCGTTTTGTTTTGGAGATTTTTGCTAGCGGCGATCATAGCCGGGGCGATTTTTTACAAAAAGCTAAAAAACGTAAGCGCGTCTGATATAAAACCCGGCGTGATTTTGGGTCTGTTTTTGTTCGCGGGATTTGTCAGCCAGACTTTCGCGTTTAAGTACGCCGACACCTCGTCCGTAGCCTTTATCATCGGGCTAAACGTGGCTTTGGTGCCTTTTATCGCAGCGGGGCTTTTTAGGCACAAAATTTACTCTTACGCGTTTGTGGGCGTGGCGTTTGCGGTGGCGGGGCTTTATATGATAGGCGATACGAAGGTGGGCTTTGGGCTGGGCGAAATTTTGGCTCTGGTTTGCGCCTGCGCTTATTCGTTTCACATCGTGCTGACGAACCGCCTAGTGCAAAAATGCGACCTCGTAAATATGGTCTATTTTGAAATTTTAACCCTGATCGCGCTTTGTTTTGCGGCTATTTTGGTTTTTGAGGACGCTAAAATCGCGCCGGTCGCAGACAAGGCGTTTATCATAGCGATGCTGGTCGTGGGCGTGCTGGGCACGGCGTTTGCGTTTTTCGCGCAGGCGCTTATGCAAAAATTTACCACGCCGGTTAAAACGGCGATATTTTTCACGCTAGAGCCCGTAACCGCAGGAGCGATGGGGTACTTTATCGGCGCCGAGGACATCAGCGCGTATAGGCTTTGCGGCGCAGCGCTTATCTTAGTCGGAGTTTTGATTAGCGAGATAGGCAGCTACCTGCGCGCTAAAAAGGAAAATTTAGCTTAA
- a CDS encoding metal ABC transporter permease has protein sequence MLEALSLNFMQNALLAGILVSIACGVIGTLTVINRMVFIAGGIAHGAYGGLGIAFYFSLEPLLGASLFSLFLALLIATITLKDKSKMDSVIGALWAFGMAFGIILTDLAPGYNVDLMSYLFGSILAVPQGDLVFMAVANCVILASVALFYRQFEALSFDAEFARLRGVRTTLLYYALTCMMALSVVMTIRAVGLILVIALLTIPPYIAGAISSRLGTMMLNAAFISAAFCVSGLWLSFEANLTSGASIILIASVCFFVFTAVKRR, from the coding sequence ATGCTAGAAGCTCTTAGCTTAAATTTTATGCAAAACGCCCTGCTGGCAGGCATCCTCGTTAGCATCGCTTGCGGCGTGATCGGCACGCTCACGGTCATAAACCGCATGGTTTTTATCGCAGGCGGCATCGCTCACGGCGCATACGGTGGGCTTGGCATCGCGTTTTATTTTTCGCTTGAGCCGCTGTTAGGTGCTAGTCTGTTTTCGCTGTTTTTGGCGCTACTCATCGCTACGATCACGCTCAAAGATAAAAGCAAGATGGACTCGGTTATCGGCGCGCTGTGGGCGTTTGGCATGGCGTTTGGCATCATCCTCACCGACCTGGCGCCTGGCTACAACGTCGATTTGATGAGCTATCTTTTCGGCTCGATTTTGGCCGTGCCGCAGGGCGATCTTGTTTTTATGGCGGTCGCAAACTGCGTCATACTCGCGTCCGTCGCGCTATTTTACCGCCAGTTTGAGGCGCTTAGCTTTGACGCGGAGTTTGCGCGGCTTCGCGGCGTGCGCACAACGCTGCTATACTACGCGCTAACGTGCATGATGGCGCTAAGCGTCGTGATGACGATACGCGCGGTCGGGCTCATACTGGTTATCGCGCTACTCACGATCCCGCCCTACATCGCGGGCGCGATATCAAGCCGCCTGGGCACGATGATGCTAAACGCCGCGTTCATCTCGGCCGCGTTTTGCGTTAGCGGGCTGTGGCTGAGCTTTGAGGCGAATTTAACCAGCGGCGCGAGCATCATCCTCATCGCTTCGGTTTGTTTTTTTGTATTTACGGCGGTAAAGAGGCGGTAA
- a CDS encoding replication/maintenance protein RepL, which yields MDGLAREIFAQILGEKKTEIILFLAQNADENGFICIKISQICEQTSASKPTVIETIKLLESRKIFERVKNGIYRFKNLKELQK from the coding sequence ATGGACGGGCTAGCAAGGGAAATTTTCGCTCAAATTTTGGGCGAGAAAAAGACGGAAATCATTTTATTTTTAGCGCAAAATGCCGATGAAAACGGCTTCATCTGTATTAAAATTTCGCAAATCTGCGAGCAAACGAGCGCTAGCAAACCCACCGTCATAGAGACGATAAAACTGCTAGAGAGCCGTAAAATTTTCGAGCGCGTAAAAAACGGGATTTACCGCTTTAAAAATCTAAAAGAGCTACAAAAATAA